A region of Scleropages formosus chromosome 2, fSclFor1.1, whole genome shotgun sequence DNA encodes the following proteins:
- the il19l gene encoding interleukin 19 like: protein MDTKASRVAPALLLLALLAGCWLPAAGKRLRLGNCAITVHVHELRHNFNEMRQNVVKQDQQIGVRFLTKQTMKDIQLSESCCFLKHLLRFYVERVFSSYTTTASQHRKSTSNLANSFLSIKRDLRQCHDQMLCECHEETRVKLESIRATFDKLETKDAVVKAVSELDFLLDWMESFAL, encoded by the exons ATGGATACAAAGGCTTCCCGTGTGGCTCCTGCCCTGCTCCTCCTTGCCCTGCTGGCTGGTTGTTGGCTGCCTGCAGCAGGGAAACGACTGCGTCTAGGAAACTGTGCCATCACTGTCCACGTTCACGAACTGCGGCACAACTTCAATGAGATGCGACAGAATGTG GTCAAGCAGGATCAGCAGATTGGGGTGCGGTTTCTGACGAAACAGACCATGAAGGACATCCAG CTGTCAGAGAGCTGCTGCTTCCTCAAGCACCTGCTGCGTTTCTATGTGGAGAGGGTCTTCAGCAGCTACACCACCACTGCATCGCAGCATAGGAAGAGCACCAGTAACCTGGCTAATTCCTTCCTCAGCATTAAGAGAGACCTTCGCCAATGT CATGATCAAATGCTCTGTGAATGCCATGAGGAGACCAGGGTGAAACTGGAGTCCATACGAGCCACCTTTGACAAG TTGGAAACCAAGGATGCTGTGGTGAAGGCTGTAAGTGAGCTGGACTTTCTATTGGACTGGATGGAGAGCTTTGCACTGTGA